Proteins encoded together in one uncultured Desulfosarcina sp. window:
- a CDS encoding TonB C-terminal domain-containing protein, which produces MKKKQPKSVRLMIWGVSGLVALLFVAGAVGAIKLLFSDDGSKRQRQIKMVTLVKPPPPPKVKEKPPEPEIKKKEEIIEQEKEPEPDPVDDMSEDEGPADDDLGLDADGTAGADGFGLRGKKGGHDLIGTRFGGTNLLRKYAWYTSIIQEDLRKRVNKHMEENGGIPDGNLVAQIKITLDVKGKITGLALERPTGNTTMDRALKEALLLTQVSEPPPAGMPRTMKLKISSKG; this is translated from the coding sequence ATGAAAAAAAAACAACCCAAATCCGTCCGATTGATGATCTGGGGCGTATCCGGTTTAGTGGCGCTGCTGTTTGTAGCCGGAGCGGTGGGCGCCATCAAGTTGCTGTTTTCCGACGACGGCAGCAAACGTCAGCGGCAGATCAAAATGGTCACCCTGGTGAAGCCGCCGCCGCCACCGAAGGTCAAGGAGAAACCTCCCGAGCCGGAGATCAAGAAAAAAGAAGAGATTATCGAACAGGAAAAGGAACCTGAGCCGGATCCGGTTGACGATATGTCCGAAGACGAAGGTCCCGCGGATGATGATTTGGGTCTGGATGCCGACGGAACCGCCGGTGCCGACGGATTCGGCCTGCGCGGTAAAAAAGGCGGCCACGATTTAATCGGGACCCGTTTCGGTGGCACCAACCTGCTGCGCAAATACGCTTGGTACACGTCTATCATCCAGGAAGATCTGCGCAAGCGGGTCAACAAACACATGGAGGAAAACGGCGGCATCCCCGATGGCAATCTGGTGGCGCAGATCAAGATTACGCTGGACGTAAAAGGTAAGATCACCGGCTTGGCGCTTGAGCGCCCCACCGGAAATACAACCATGGACCGAGCGCTTAAAGAGGCGTTGCTGCTCACCCAGGTCAGCGAACCGCCGCCAGCAGGCATGCCGCGTACGATGAAGTTAAAAATCAGTTCGAAAGGTTAG
- a CDS encoding biopolymer transporter ExbD gives MRRNLFDIQGFDEINVTPLLDLAWTLLVVFIIAVTASVQGIKVNLPKASNTPSLVKPRTKAITIRADGQIYLDAYPVTLAELETMLRQHKAVDPDFPVVIKGDDKIYYQNVVSILDLLTELEITQLGLVTQKLVK, from the coding sequence ATGAGAAGAAATCTATTCGATATTCAGGGTTTTGATGAAATTAACGTAACGCCGCTGCTGGATTTGGCCTGGACCCTGCTGGTGGTGTTCATTATCGCCGTCACGGCCTCGGTACAGGGCATCAAGGTGAACTTGCCCAAGGCCAGCAATACGCCCAGCCTGGTGAAGCCGCGTACCAAGGCCATCACCATTCGTGCGGACGGCCAGATTTACCTGGATGCCTATCCGGTAACCCTGGCCGAATTGGAAACCATGCTCAGGCAGCATAAGGCGGTCGACCCGGATTTCCCAGTGGTGATCAAAGGCGACGATAAAATCTATTACCAGAATGTGGTTTCGATCCTTGATTTGCTGACTGAGTTGGAAATTACGCAGTTGGGTCTGGTTACGCAAAAGTTGGTTAAGTAA
- a CDS encoding DUF2341 domain-containing protein — protein sequence MLLFFTLAAGDASAWWNDGWQYRKKIHFNTTTNGADIKENLTDVPILIRLHTGNFNFVDAQQEGQDIRFVSSDDTKLLKHHIERYDTIDEMALVWVKLPRLSGQADQDFIWMYYGNGDAMGGQDAKSTFDATQAAVFHFGEVEGNPQDQSSYGQTVADFAGGQGLPAVIGNGLSLNGAGDRIAIANSPSLAFKNGFTFSAWLRIGQPQDDAFLFHASADSGEVVIGIDGTKIYSRVGTTDGKVFETDRSTDLALNQWHHVMVTAASNQRLTLYLDGLEMFFTNIEGSLPEISGDYLVGAAADRSHGLFGELDEVRLSTSVRPQAWARAAFASQGPDGLLYSFGEEEVGGGSGMPVFYLGAIMKNITLDGWVVIGLLILLMVVSWIVFLSKAFYLFIASRENRSFSDSFKRMDNPLAEYDPENGYDNSSLYKLYATGCQAVRKEKENGNAGDFEKIIKAFKTALEEGFVKESKHLNSRILVLTLAISGGPFLGLLGTVWGVMNTFAALAAAGEANIMAIAPGVASALSTTVFGLIVAIPALFAYNFLAANIKNITADLAVFIDNFTLKVENGEK from the coding sequence ATGTTGCTTTTTTTCACACTGGCAGCCGGCGATGCGTCAGCTTGGTGGAACGACGGCTGGCAGTACCGCAAGAAAATTCACTTCAACACCACCACCAACGGTGCCGATATCAAAGAGAACCTGACGGATGTCCCCATTCTGATTCGCCTGCATACGGGCAATTTCAATTTCGTGGACGCCCAACAGGAGGGGCAGGATATCCGTTTTGTCAGTTCAGACGATACCAAGCTGCTCAAACACCACATCGAACGTTACGATACCATTGACGAAATGGCATTGGTATGGGTCAAGCTGCCGCGCCTATCCGGCCAGGCAGACCAGGATTTTATCTGGATGTACTACGGCAACGGCGATGCCATGGGTGGCCAGGATGCCAAATCCACCTTCGACGCCACCCAGGCGGCTGTGTTTCATTTCGGTGAGGTCGAAGGCAATCCTCAGGACCAATCCTCTTACGGACAGACTGTCGCCGACTTTGCTGGTGGACAGGGGCTGCCAGCGGTGATTGGCAACGGTTTATCGCTCAACGGTGCGGGTGACCGTATAGCCATTGCCAACAGCCCTTCCTTGGCGTTCAAAAACGGATTTACCTTTTCTGCCTGGCTGCGCATCGGCCAGCCGCAAGACGATGCCTTTTTGTTCCATGCCTCGGCCGACAGCGGTGAGGTTGTCATTGGCATTGACGGCACGAAAATTTACAGCCGGGTGGGAACCACCGACGGGAAAGTATTCGAGACCGACAGATCCACCGATCTGGCCTTAAACCAGTGGCACCACGTAATGGTCACCGCCGCTTCCAATCAGCGTCTGACCCTGTATCTCGACGGCCTGGAGATGTTTTTCACCAACATCGAAGGCAGCCTGCCGGAGATTTCCGGAGATTATCTGGTGGGGGCGGCCGCCGACCGCAGCCACGGGCTTTTCGGCGAACTGGACGAAGTGCGTCTGTCCACCAGTGTCCGTCCGCAGGCCTGGGCGCGCGCGGCCTTTGCCAGCCAGGGGCCCGACGGCCTGCTGTACAGCTTCGGAGAAGAGGAAGTGGGCGGCGGCAGCGGGATGCCCGTTTTCTATCTGGGCGCCATCATGAAGAACATCACCCTGGACGGATGGGTGGTCATCGGCCTGCTTATTTTACTGATGGTGGTGAGCTGGATCGTTTTTCTCAGCAAGGCATTTTATCTTTTTATTGCCAGCAGGGAAAACAGAAGCTTTTCTGATTCGTTCAAACGGATGGACAATCCCCTGGCCGAGTACGATCCGGAAAACGGCTACGATAATTCCAGCCTCTACAAACTGTATGCTACCGGCTGCCAGGCCGTCCGCAAAGAAAAAGAGAATGGCAATGCCGGTGATTTCGAGAAAATCATAAAGGCCTTCAAAACGGCCCTGGAAGAAGGCTTCGTCAAAGAAAGTAAACATCTCAATTCACGCATTCTGGTGCTTACCTTAGCAATCTCCGGCGGGCCGTTTCTGGGCCTTCTGGGAACGGTGTGGGGCGTGATGAACACCTTTGCTGCCCTGGCCGCGGCAGGCGAGGCTAACATCATGGCTATCGCACCGGGCGTGGCCTCGGCCCTGTCAACCACGGTGTTCGGGCTGATCGTGGCCATTCCGGCCCTGTTTGCCTATAACTTTCTGGCGGCGAATATCAAGAATATTACAGCGGACCTGGCCGTGTTTATCGATAATTTCACCCTTAAAGTGGAAAACGGGGAAAAATGA